A section of the Papio anubis isolate 15944 chromosome 16, Panubis1.0, whole genome shotgun sequence genome encodes:
- the SEMG2 gene encoding semenogelin-2: protein MAHPLKEHINEEIHSVLRQDFSSKMKSIILFVLSLLLILEKQAAVMGQKGGSKGQLSSGSSRFPHRHRSQHYSGQKDKQHTESKGSFSIQHTYHVDANDHDRTRKSQQYYLNAQHKTTKSEQHLGRSQRLLNYKQKGRGRVKPKRHFHLIVIHRKGGQVHHGTQNPSQDQGNSPSGKGIFRQYSNTEERLWFRGLSKEQASASGAQKGRTQGGSQTNYVLQTEELVANKQQNKQQRETQNSHRNKGHYQNVFEVREEHSSTLQTSLRPAHQHRLQHGYKDIFTTQDELLVYNKNQHQTKNLNQDQEHGRKVHKGSYQSSSTEERQPNHEEKSVQKDVPKGSISIQTEEKIYDQEHGHKENKISYQSSSTEERQLNYGGKSIQKDVSQSSLSSQTEKLVEGKSQIQTPNPNQDQWSGQNAKGNSGKSADREQDLLSHEQEGRYQQEFSGAHNTVNIEHEVAYDDLLTQQYNEDRNPIST from the exons ATGGCACACCCACTCAAGGAACATATAAATGAAGAGATCCATTCAGTTCTCAGACAAGATTTTTCAAGCAAGATGAAGTCCATCATCCTCTTTGTCCTTTCCCTGCTCCTTATCTTGGAGAAGCAAGCAGCTGTGATGGGACAAAAAG GTGGATCAAAAGGCCAATTATCAAGTGGATCTTCCCGATTTCCACATAGACATAGGAGCCAGCACTATTCTggacaaaaagacaaacaacatacTGAATCCAAAGGCAGTTTTTCTATTCAACACACATATCATGTAGATGCCAATGATCATGACCGGACCCGAAAAAGTCAGCAATATTATTTGAATGCCCAACATAAAACGACAAAATCAGAACAACATCTAGGTAGAAGTCAAAGACTGCTCAATTataaacaaaaaggcagaggccGTGTTAAACCAAAACGTCATTTTCATCTGATAGTTATACATCGTAAAGGAGGCCAAGTTCATCATGGGACACAAAATCCTTCTCAAGATCAGGGGAATAGCCCATCTGGAAAGGGAATATTCCGTCAATATTCAAACACAGAAGAAAGGCTATGGTTTCGTGGACTAAGTAAAGAACAAGCTTCAGCCTCTGGTGCACAAAAAGGTAGAACACAAGGTGGATCCCAAACCAATTATGTTCTCCAAACTGAAGAGCTAGTAgctaacaaacaacaaaacaaacaacaacgtGAGACTCAAAATTCTCATCGAAATAAAGGGCATTACCAAAATGTGTTTGAAGTGAGAGAGGAACATTCAAGTACACTACAAACTTCACTCCGTCCTGCACATCAACACAGACTCCAACATGGATACAAAGACATTTTTACTACCCAAGATGAGCTCCTAGTATATAACAAGAATCAACACCAGACAAAAAATCTCAATCAAGATCAAGAGCATGGCCGGAAGGTACATAAAGGATCATACCAATCTTCAAGCACAGAAGAAAGACAACCTAACCATGAAGAAAAGAGTGTACAGAAAGATGTACCCAAAGGCAGTATTTCTATCCAAactgaagagaaaatatatg ATCAAGAGCATGgccataaggaaaataaaatatcataccAATCTTCAAGTACAGAAGAAAGACAACTCAACTATGGAGGAAAGAGCATTCAGAAAGACGTATCCCAAAGCAGTctttcttcccaaactgaaaagctagtagaaggcaagtCTCAAATCCAGACACCAAATCCTAATCAAGATCAATGGTCTGGCcaaaatgcaaaaggaaattCTGGTAAATCTGCAGATAGAGAACAAGACCTACTCAGTCATGAACAAGAAGGCAGATACCAACAGGAATTCAGTGGGGCACATAATACTGTAAATATAGAGCACGAAGTTGCCTATGATGATCTCTTGACACAACAATATAATGAAGACAGAAATCCAATATCTACATAG
- the SEMG1 gene encoding LOW QUALITY PROTEIN: semenogelin-1 (The sequence of the model RefSeq protein was modified relative to this genomic sequence to represent the inferred CDS: inserted 2 bases in 2 codons; deleted 4 bases in 3 codons; substituted 3 bases at 3 genomic stop codons), with protein sequence MAPSLKEDINDKVHSALRQGFPSKMKPNIIFVLSLLLILERQAAVMGQKGGSKGQLPSGSSQFPQRQKGQHYSGQKDKQHTESKGSFSIQHTYHVDANDHDRTRKSQQYYSDAQHKTTKSEQHLRGSKELLNYKLEGRDSAKSKGHFHVIVIHHKGGQVHHGTQNPSQDQGNSPSGKGISSQYSNTEERLRVRGLSKEQASASGAQKGRTQGGSQTNYVLQTEELVANKQQRETQNSHRNKGHYQNVVDVREEHSSKLQTSLRPAHQHKLQHGYKDIFTTQDELLVYNKNQHQTKNLNQDQRAWRRARPLXQPSTEEKKRLHYGENSQEKMYQSSSYSQTEEERRHRGKISKTGGIIPVKQNTAKKSKXNIMYQSSSTEERRLHYGENRLQKRIINPQSSSYSQTEKRKAHSKVKNECIPQSRTGKAXPKRQIKCHQSSITERSGSYGENGVQKDVSQSSICRQTEEKPRGKSQKQITIPSQEQEHSQKANKISYQSSSTRRKAAHXGENGVQKDVSQSSIYRQTEEKAYGKSQKQVTIPSRNKRAQPKANKISYQSSEVQKEQSSPHYGENGVQKDVSQSSSYSQTEEKAHGKSQKQVTIPSQEQEHSQKANKISYQSSSTEERRLHYGENGVQKDVSQSSSYSKLKKAHGKSQKQITIPSXEQEHSQKANKISYQSSSTEERRLHYGENGVQKDVSQSSIYSQTENLIAGKSQIQAPNPKQQSRHGENANGESRQSTNREQDLLSHEQKVRHQHGSHGALDLVILEHEGDGNHHLVQRHNYDRNPLST encoded by the exons GTGGATCAAAAGGCCAGTTACCAAGTGGATCTTCCCAATTTCCACAAAGACAAAAGGGCCAGCACTATTCTggacaaaaagacaaacaacatacTGAATCCAAAGGCAGTTTTTCTATTCAACACACATATCATGTAGATGCCAATGATCATGACCGGACCCGAAAAAGTCAGCAATATTATTCAGATGCCCAACATAAAACGACAAAATCAGAACAACACCTACGTGGAAGTAAAGAACTGCTCAATTATAAACTAGAAGGCAGAGACAGTGCTAAATCAAAAGGTCATTTTCATGTGATAGTTATACATCATAAAGGAGGCCAAGTTCATCATGGGACACAAAATCCTTCTCAAGATCAGGGGAATAGCCCATCTGGAAAGGGAATATCCAGTCAATATTCAAACACAGAAGAAAGGCTACGGGTTCGTGGACTAAGTAAAGAACAAGCTTCAGCCTCTGGTGCACAAAAAGGTAGAACACAAGGTGGATCCCAAACCAATTATGTTCTCCAAACTGAAGAGCTAGTAGCTAACAAACAACAACGTGAGACTCAAAATTCTCATCGAAATAAAGGGCATTACCAAAATGTGGTTGATGTGAGAGAGGAACATTCAAGTAAACTACAAACTTCACTCCGTCCTGCACATCAACACAAACTCCAACATGGATACAAAGACATTTTTACTACCCAAGATGAGCTCCTAGTATATAACAAGAATCAACACCAGACAAAAAATCTCAATCAAGATCAAAGAGCATGGCGGAGAGCC CGGCCTCTCTAACAACCAAGTACAGAAGAAAAGAAGCGACTCCACTATGGAGAAAATAGTCAAGAAAAGATGTATCAAAGCAGTAGCTATAGCCAaactgaagaagagagaaggcaCAGAGGCAAAATCTCAAAAACAGGTGGCATAATTCCAGTCAAACAAAACACAGccaaaaagagcaaataaaatatCATGTACCAATCTTCAAGTACAGAAGAAAGACGACTCCACTATGGAGAAAATAGATTG CAGAAAAGAATCATAAATCCCCAAAGCAGTAGCTATAGCCAAACCGAGAAGAGAAAAGCACATAGCAAAGTCAAAAACGAATGTATTCCCCAGTCAAGAACAGGAAAGGCATAgccaaaaaggcaaataaaatgcCACCAATCTTCAATTACAGAAAGAAGCGGCTCCTATGGAGAAAATGGTGTCCAGAAAGATGTATCCCAAAGCAGTATTTGTAGGCAAACTGAAGAGAAACCACGTGGCAAGTCTCAAAAACAGATAACAATTCCCAGTCAAGAGCAAGAGCATAgccaaaaggcaaataaaatatcaTACCAATCTTCAAGTACCAGAAGAAAGGCAGCTC ATGGAGAAAATGGTGTCCAGAAAGatgtatcacaaagcagtatTTATAGGCAAACTGAAGAGAAGGCATATGGCAAATCTCAAAAACAGGTAACAATTCCCAGTCGAAACAAGAGAGCACAGccaaaggcaaataaaatatcaTACCAATCTTCAGAAGTACAGAAGGAGCAGAGCTCTCCGCACTAT GGAGAAAATGGTGTTCAGAAAGATGTATCCCAAAGCAGTAGCTATAGCCAAACTGAAGAGAAAGCACATGGCAAGTCTCAAAAACAGGTAACAATTCCCAGTCAAGAGCAAGAGCATAgccaaaaggcaaataaaatatcaTACCAATCTTCAAGTACAGAAGAAAGACGACTCCACTATGGAGAAAATGGTGTCCAGAAAGATGTATCCCAAAGCAGCAGCTATagcaaactgaagaaagcacATGGCAAATCTCAAAAACAGATAACTATTCCCA CAGAGCAAGAGCATAgccaaaaggcaaataaaatatcaTACCAATCTTCAAGTACAGAAGAAAGACGACTCCACTATGGAGAAAATGGTGTTCAGAAAGATGTATCCCAAAGCAGTATTTATAGCCAAACTGAAAACCTAATAGCAGGCAAATCTCAAATCCAGGCACCAAATCCTAAGCAACAGTCACGGCATGGTGAAAATGCAAACGGAGAGTCTCGCCAATCTACAAATAGAGAACAAGACCTACTCAGTCATGAACAAAAAGTCAGGCACCAACATGGATCTCATGGGGCACTGGATCTTGTAATTTTAGAGCATGAAGGTGACGGTAATCATCATTTGGTACAACGTCATAACTACGACAGAAATCCATTATCTACATAA